One Vicingus serpentipes DNA window includes the following coding sequences:
- a CDS encoding SprT-like domain-containing protein, with protein sequence MFQELHNYLPEPSLPIIEKWFADYSFNLKITKKRQTKLGDFRVKHRSVKHQITVNGNLNPYSFLITLTHEFAHLLVWENYKKRLQPHGSEWKNQFSALLMELIINQVFPEDIKNVLIEHAKNPAASSVRDVALTVVLNKYNPEKEIIYLSEIPLGAHFSIHNKRVFAKGEKRRTRYLCKEIASNKQYLVHGSAEVVLVDN encoded by the coding sequence GTGTTTCAAGAATTACATAATTATCTACCAGAACCATCTCTACCAATAATTGAAAAATGGTTTGCTGATTATTCGTTTAATCTAAAAATCACTAAAAAAAGACAAACTAAATTGGGCGATTTTAGAGTTAAACATCGTTCAGTTAAGCATCAAATTACGGTTAATGGTAATTTAAATCCTTATTCTTTTTTAATAACCCTAACCCATGAATTTGCTCATTTATTGGTTTGGGAAAATTATAAAAAAAGATTGCAGCCGCATGGGAGTGAATGGAAGAATCAATTTTCTGCTTTGTTAATGGAATTGATTATTAATCAAGTGTTTCCAGAAGATATTAAAAACGTATTAATTGAACATGCTAAAAATCCAGCAGCATCTTCAGTTAGAGATGTAGCTTTAACTGTTGTGTTAAATAAATACAACCCTGAAAAAGAAATTATTTATTTAAGTGAAATTCCCTTAGGAGCACACTTTTCTATTCACAATAAAAGAGTTTTTGCTAAAGGCGAAAAAAGAAGGACAAGGTATTTGTGCAAAGAAATAGCATCAAATAAACAATACTTAGTTCATGGATCTGCAGAAGTTGTTCTTGTTGATAACTAA
- a CDS encoding pyridoxal phosphate-dependent aminotransferase has translation MNTSLHDPIVNQKVSKMAENLIGSEIIKLAGEVKAKMEQGEKIYNLTIGDFNPKLFSIPSELKEEIIKAYNNDETNYPAANGIQELREAVSRFLHTREGLEYPASQILISGGARPLIYAVYQTLIDPQDKVLFPVPSWNNNHYTHLSHGQQIIIQTTAENKFMPTAADIKPHISEANLVAVCSPLNPTGTTFTEQGLKEICDLIIEENKKRGSSRKPVYLLYDQIYWTLTHGDTFHVDPVTLCPDIKNYTIYIDGISKAFAATGVRVGWAFGPQKIIDKMKSILSHVGAWSPKAEQVATANYLNNDNAIDTYLASFKRDISKRLDAFYEGMIKLKSEGFDVDAIAPEAAIYLTVNFNLVGKKTEDGSVLETTADVTRYLLEEAKLAIVPFNAFGADKDSTWYRLSVGTSVYEEITTLFEQLKAALSKLN, from the coding sequence ATGAATACATCGTTACACGACCCAATTGTAAATCAGAAAGTTTCTAAAATGGCTGAAAACCTTATAGGTTCAGAAATTATAAAACTAGCTGGAGAAGTAAAAGCAAAAATGGAGCAAGGTGAGAAAATCTATAACCTTACAATAGGAGATTTTAATCCTAAGCTATTTTCTATTCCATCTGAATTGAAGGAAGAAATTATTAAGGCTTACAATAATGATGAGACGAATTATCCTGCAGCAAACGGTATTCAAGAATTAAGAGAAGCTGTTTCTCGTTTTTTACACACCAGAGAAGGGTTAGAGTATCCTGCAAGCCAAATTTTAATATCTGGTGGAGCTCGTCCATTAATATATGCAGTATATCAAACATTAATTGACCCGCAAGACAAAGTATTGTTTCCTGTTCCTTCTTGGAATAATAATCACTATACTCATTTGTCACATGGGCAACAAATAATTATTCAAACTACGGCAGAAAATAAATTTATGCCTACAGCAGCAGACATTAAACCTCATATTAGCGAAGCTAATTTGGTGGCTGTTTGTTCGCCTTTAAATCCTACAGGTACTACTTTTACTGAGCAAGGATTAAAAGAAATTTGTGATTTAATTATTGAAGAAAATAAAAAAAGAGGTAGTTCAAGAAAACCTGTTTATTTACTTTACGATCAAATATATTGGACATTAACTCATGGAGATACTTTTCATGTTGATCCAGTAACATTATGTCCAGATATTAAGAACTACACGATATACATCGATGGTATTTCTAAAGCATTTGCTGCAACTGGAGTTCGTGTTGGTTGGGCTTTTGGGCCACAGAAAATTATCGATAAAATGAAATCAATTCTGAGTCATGTTGGAGCATGGTCGCCAAAAGCAGAACAAGTAGCAACTGCAAATTATTTAAATAACGATAATGCAATTGATACTTATTTAGCATCTTTTAAAAGAGATATAAGTAAAAGACTTGATGCTTTTTATGAAGGCATGATTAAGTTAAAATCTGAAGGATTTGATGTTGATGCAATTGCACCAGAGGCTGCTATTTATTTAACAGTGAATTTTAACTTAGTAGGTAAGAAAACAGAAGATGGTTCTGTTTTAGAAACTACTGCTGATGTAACTCGTTACTTATTAGAAGAGGCTAAATTAGCAATTGTTCCTTTTAATGCTTTTGGTGCTGATAAAGATTCAACATGGTATAGATTATCAGTTGGAACATCAGTTTACGAAGAAATAACAACTTTATTTGAACAGCTTAAAGCTGCTCTAAGCAAACTAAACTAG